GTGTTCTGCAGGGGCAGCGTCGGCAGGTATTCCTCGAAGGAACGGCCGTTGATGACGATCTGGCCGCTGCCTTCGGTGAGGGTCACGCGGGCAACCGCGTTCTTGCGGCGACCGGTGGCGCTGAGGTTCTTGGCTTCGCTCATTTCAGAAAGGAGAGTTCAGGGTTCAGGCGATTTCGTAGGCCTGTGGCTGCTGGGCTTCGTGCGGGTGCTCGGCACCGGCGTAGACCTTCAGCTTGCCGTATTGCTGGCGACCGAGGCGGTTCTTCGGGATCATGCCCCAGACGGCGTTCTCGACGAGGAGGACCGGGCGGCGCTTGCGCACCATGCGTGGGGTTTCCACCTTCTTGCCGCCGACGTAGCCGGTGAAGCGGGTGTAGATCTTGTCGTTTTCCTTGGTGCCGGAGAGCACGACCTGGTCTGCATTCACGACGATGACGAAGTCACCGGTGTCGATGTGCGGGGTGAAAGTCGGCTTGTGCTTGCCACGCAGCAGGCGGGCGGCCTCCACAGCCACCTGGCCCAGGATTTTGTCCTTGGCATCGATCACATGCCACTTGCGCTCGATGTCGGTCGGCTTCGCGGAAAACGTCTTCATTGGATGGAACTGAAAAAATACCCGTCAGCGGCGCGACGGTTCACGTCTCGCGGCGAAGGGGCGCGCAAGCTAGGGAGCGACGCAAGGGGTGTCAATCGGAAATCCGTCCGAAGTTCTCGGCGTATTTCCATCGGGCTTCCCCGCGCACTCGGACAATGGCTGCACAAGGGCATGCAAGGTGCTGGCAGAATGCACCGCGAGACCTTTCTTTCCTTGTGACACTCTAACTTGCGCCCCAAGCTACCGGCGATCCTGACCCCCATGGTAGAGCAACTCACCGTCCAGCCGTTTTTCGACCACCTCGGCCAGGCCTGCGCTCCCCACGCCCCGGGCGTGAATGCGGCCGCCACCGCCCGTTTGGAGCGGGTGCTGAAGTCACCGGTCGATGCGCCGGGCCGTGGCATCCTGCTGCGCGCGCCTCGTGCGGGATTCGGAAAATCCCACCTGCTCTCCCATCTCCAGCAGCGTCTGGGCACGACCCATGAATTCCTGCCGATCCACCCGGTCGAGGGTTCCCGCGTGGATCCAGCCGGCGCGATCGAGGGTGCGCTGCGCCGCCTATCACGTCCGCTGCCGGCCGGTGGTGGGCTCACCTCGCTGGATCTCCAGGCGCGTCGGCTTTTCGCTCTCGCGCTGCAGCCATTGGTCAGCTCGGGCGAAGTCCCGTGCCAGGACCGGGAGGCAGCTCTCTCCGCCCTGCGCCAGCGCCCGGTGGAAACCTTTGACTTCCACCATTCCCAAGCCGTCACGGCCCATTGGACGAAGGAGAATTTCGAAGTGCTCGGCCCCCGGCTCGCCTTGGAGCTGGGCCGCCTGACGGGCACTTCCCTGAATGAGTCTTCCTACTGGCTCGCCGCGCTCTTCCGCTTCGCCGTCGCGACGCCGGAGCATCCGGGGCGCACGGGCATGATCATCCAGTCGGCCATCGCCGAGGCGGGTGTCGAAAGATTTGCCGCGCTGCTCGCCATGCTTTCGCTCATTGGGCGGGTGGTGATCGTGGCGGATGATCTGGAAGGCCTGCACGCGGATCGTGCCGCGGCGCTGCGCTTCGCCAGCTTCCTTGCCAGCGTCCGCCAGGAGGCCCCGCGGGTGGATGCGATCGTCTCGCTGAATGACGATGTCTGGCAGAGTGCCTTCGAGCCCGCGCTGAGCGGCGGTCTGCAGGATCGTCTGGGCGAGGTGGAGGTGCGGTTGGAGCCGATGGACGAGGATGCGCTGGTTTCCCTGCTGGAAGCCCGCACCCCCGGCCGCGTCAGCGGACTGCGCCAGAGGCTCGGACTTTTCCCCGCGGAATTCTACCCGCGCCGCGTGCTGCGCAAGGTGGCGGAGCTGGATGACGAAGGTCCGGAGGTGCCTGCGGTCATGCCCGCAGCTCTGCAGACTCCTGCTGCTATCCCTGCGGCAGCGGTGGAAGCTGCGGCTGCCGAGCCTGCACCTACTCTTGTGCCCGAGCCTGCCATGGCGGCGACGCCTGCTCCCGCCCCGGAGCGCGTTGACTTCGTTTCCACCCCGGAACCAGCGCCAGCCCTGGCCTCGACACCGGAACCCGCTGAGGCTTCGCCCATCACCCCGCCGCCTCTCAAAGAGCCGGCGGCCAAGGTCGAGTCACCGTTCGCCTCCGAACCCGTCGAGGCCGCTCCATCATTCTCTGCCCCTGCCGCCGCAAGCATCGCGCCGAAGACCCCTGCGGAAATCGAGCCCGCGGCCCGTCCCATGGTCTCGCCCTTTGCTCCCGACGCCTTGGAGAAGAGCGGGGAAGGGGAGACGGAAGCCATCGCGGAGTCGAAGCCCGCGGCCGAGCCTGTCGCCGCTGCTGGAGGGGATCGCATCGACGATCTCCTGCGCCAATTCCGCGAACGTTACGGTCGGGAGTAAATTGATTCAGAAACCTTCCATTTTTGCCTTGCCAGCTCACGGGTCGTAGTCCCATCTTCCGCCCGCCCCGGTTCCCGGGGTTGGTTCTCCAAAATCCGGCGTAGCTCAGCGGTAGAGCGGGTGGCTGTTAACCACTAGGTCGTAGGTTCGATCCCTACCGCCGGAGCCAATCTAAAAGGCGCATCCTCAATGGTTTGCGCCTTTGGTGTTTTCTGGAGGTTGAGGGTGTGGACAGTAGATGTGGACGGTTTTGCGAACATGCTTTCTGACGAGGAAATATGGGACCGAATCGAGGAGGCTGCGGATCTAAATTTCCGCGGCGAGAGGGACGTCATGACCTTGGACAAGGAGATTTCCATGTGGCTGGAGTCTCATGGGATTTTGCCTTCGAAGGGCTGGGACGGCTGGAATTCCGTTACGGTGCTTGTTCACCTCATGAACCTTCAGCGGGATCTGAGGAGGGGGCATCGGAGGCTCGAACGGGCTTTGAAGACGACGCGTCTTTTCCCTGCCTGGGAGATCGTGTGGAAGCACTATCCCCTGTGGCCGTTCGATCCAGCCCCTCGCCCGGCGTGGATCGAGGAGAGATGGCGCACCGGCCTCGCAAAGACCACGGAGATGGGAACCGTGTGCGGTGAGCGGTTGGCGGCGATCGTTGGCCATCCGGTGTGGCTAGAAATGTCGGATCTCGGTCGGCCCTTTGAACCTTTCTTATCCGACCAAGGATTTCTAACCCCTCCTTATTGGGAGGGGAGCGGAGCTATCACCATCAGACCCGTGGGGCGGAGGGATGCCATGACCCTAGGGATCATGAAGGATTCACCGGCGATACCGGCATTTACTCCGTGGCCGGGAGAGGGGAGGCTGTCCCTGCCTGAATGGCAGAACCTGGTAGAGGACCTCAGATCCGGTCGGCGCGGAGCGAAGACAAGGCCGTGAATAGATCGGCAATCGCAGCTTTGGTATCGGCGAGTGCCTCATGGGGCCGCGTCGCACGCCGCTGGTCTCCGAAGGCCACCTTCCAGACTGTGCGAGCGTCCCGCACCTGGTAGTATCGCCAAGGCTCGGGAGAGCCGGGCGGGCGAAGATCCAGAAGGGGCATTAGAAGGGGAAAGTCATAGGTGATGCCCCAGCTCCAAGGGACCCTAGACTCACGATCCGGGATAACCTGATCCAGCCACGCGCAGAGAGCGGCGATGGCCTTGGCCGGCTCAATTGCATCAGCGTGTTCGATGGTCGTGCCGTGGTCGCGATGCCACCGGATCGTCTCGTAGTCGCATACGAAAGGCAGCTCCGGCTTCAGTCGCACAAGGAACTCCTCGCCCGTGGCTCCGGTCTCAGGGTCGAATGTGACCGCGGCCAGCTCCACGATCGCGGACCCGGGCCGCTTTCCCAGAGCCTCGATATCGAGCATGAAGTGGGTGTAGCTCACTGGTCGCCCTCCTTCAGCTTGCGAATCAGGGCGTCGATGCCGCGTTCCATCTCTGCAGGATCATCCGTGCCGATGGTCTCCTTGATCCAGATACGGAAGCTCTGTGGCTTCACGAATTCCCCGGCCTCCGCCTTGCGGCGGATCTCCGCGACCACGAGCTCCCGGTCCTTCGGGGGTAGTCCGAGAATCCGGGCGGTGAGGGGGAAGTCGCCTCCACAGAGGCCTTGGTAGATGATGAGGTGGCGCATCACCTCATTGCGCGAAATCCCGTTCCGGGCCGCCGTGATATCGAGAATCGCCACCTCATGATCCGAGAGGGTCAGAGAGGTCTTGTTGTTGAGCTTCATGGGGAGGAAGTTGGTAGTGATTTAGGGTTCCTAAGAAGAACCCTAAGAGAGTGACGGGAAGTACTGGAGCGCGCAAGTCAAAGGTGTTCGAATGAACACATGAGTCATTTCCCCTTCCCCTCTGAATCCTCCACGTCCGGGAACTTCTCCTTCAGGAGCTGCTCAATCCAATTGGACAAGGTGCGCCCATCTGCGCCCGCCGCCTCCCTGGCCCTCTCCAAGAGATCCGCGCGCATGCTGATGCTCGTCTGGGTCTTTCCGTCGGCCCGCGTCCCGTGGCGTGAGGCGGGTGTTGGTTTCGGCTTAGGCATGGCCGCTTAATACACCATCCTACTAACCATTAAAGAAAATTGTTGCTCTTGGTGTAGGATGGTGTATCACACCAACAACGAACGGCAACACGCCACCATGAAAGCCAAACACGCCACCACAATCTCACTGGATGCGAAGCTGCTCGAAGCAGCCCGCAAAGAGGCGAAGGCACAGCGCCGGTCCCTCTCTGCCCAGCTTGAAGTCTGGATGGAAGAGAAGCTCGGAGTGCGGAGCGAAGAACACGCCCCGATGAACCGGACCCCATTCGAGGGAATGGGACCGGAAGCGCCCGGGCACATGCCGGTCTAACAACCAACTCATTTCCCTACATGCCACCCTCCGAGATTACTCCCCGCTGGATGAAGCTTCGTCTCGCAAGCCGTCACTGCGGACTGTCCGTGCGGACGCTTGAGCGCCGTCTCAGCGAGGAATGCTTTGCGAGCAAGCTCGTCGGAGCGGTGCGCCTCATCGACCGCGAATCGCTTGATGCGTGGATCGATAGCCAGCCGTCCGCCACCTCCGGTTTCCGCGGCAAGAAGAAGACCCCGAACCCCGCCTGAGATGAGCACGCCCAGCGCCTACGACGTCATGGTCGATACCTGGCCTCTATTGAAAGCATCGAGCCTTTCTCGGAGCACGTCACCCGCCACTTGCCAGCCTGGTGCCGATACTCCTTCCCCGCTGCAAGAGCCGCTTTCAGCTCATGAAGGAATGCAGGAAGGCCCTCGTGACCTACCAGCGCGGCCTTCAGTGCCATCGGAGCCAGAGCCTCCTGAGGGCGGAGATCCCCCGGAATCTCCATGAACAGCCGCTCGGGAGGATCGGCATCCACGCGGGGAAGCACATGTAGCACCACCCGCCCCAAAGAGATCTCCCGGTCACCCACGGTCGCCATTCCGGAGACCATCTCAAGATAGTCAGAAATTACCTTTTCCATAACCCCGAAAGGCTGAGTGGCCGAGTAGGGGCGGAGCAACCTGAAACCTGATCATTCTCGTGAACTCCCTCACCGCTGTCATCCCCGGGCTACAATCGCGCGCCGCTGCCGCGCAGCCGACATCGCTGTCCCGCATGCGCGGATTCCAGCACGCCGCGAAGCTCTGCGCGAAGCCATGGAGCGCAGGGCGGGTGCTCCGCCAGCTCCGGCAACACGCCGGCTTCTGGGCGGACCGGGACGAGGACAAGGCCTGCGCCTACCGCGAGAGCATCGGCCTGATAGCCCGGGAGACCGGCGAGCGCGAGACCACGGTGGTCCCGGACTTCGCCCTCACGTCTTGAAACTTTCGCGCCCGGCCGGCGCGCGGTCCTCGGGGAGGGGGACCTGCGACACGCCGGCCGGGCCGATCCTCTCACCCGACCTCCCCGCCGTCTCTAACATGAACTTCCCCTATCTCCCCGTTTATGTCTGAAATCCTGCCACTTCCCATTCCCACCGAGGCGCAGATCAAGGGATACCCCGATCACGTCGCCATGTTGCCGCCTGCCGAGCCCGGCATGGTCGGGAACGCATCCTTCCGCTGTGGCGTGTTCCGCGCGGCGCTGATGGAGGCCTGCCAGACCATCGACTACTGCCGCCACCCGGACTCCACGCCGGAGGGGCGGACCAAGGCAGCGGAGGCATTCTTCCGTCACTTCCAGGAGGTGCGCCAATGAAAGCCCGCCGTCCGGTCTCGACCGTCCGCGACTATCGCCCGCCGCCCGAGGCGGGGGAGGTCCCCACCACTGGAGCACCGATGCCACGGGCGAAAGCAACGGCGAAGGGTGCGACCAGGGGCGGCAGCTTGTCCCCGCTGCAGATGCTGCGGCAGGGGATGGCCCTGCCCGAGCCGGAGCGCACGGACATGCGGTGGTTCGTGTCGCAGTATCCCGACGCCTACCTGGCCGATGCCTACCGGGACCTCAGCACGAAGAACCTGAGCGACCTGACAGACCATTGGGTGCGCGAGCAGGCGGAGCGACTGAAGGCGGTGCGCGTGGAGATCCGCGTGCGCGGCCTGACACCGAAGACGCTGCTGGAGGCCCACCCGCGCAAACCGATGAAACCCCATCCCCTGAACCCACGCCGATGAAACCCTGTATCGCCCGTCAACACGCCGAGGACTGCCGCCAGATGGCGGGCTTCCTCCTGGGATTTGCCGTGATCATGGCCCTCGCGGGTGCAGCCGTGGGGGATTCGCTCGGGCCGGGGATGATGCTGCTCGCCTGCATCGCGGCGGCGGTCGTTTTCGCCGGCGGCTTCATCCACGAGATGGCGCAGGCCCGGCACTACGACCGGGTGGGCCGCAATGCCTCGCGGGAGCTGGCGGCATCGCCACCACCTGCAGCACAGCCCACGGAGCTCCGCCGCATCCCGGTCGAACTTTACGGGGGGCCGCTCGATGGCGGTCCAAT
This genomic window from Luteolibacter flavescens contains:
- a CDS encoding NifU family protein, with translation MRADLLERAREAAGADGRTLSNWIEQLLKEKFPDVEDSEGKGK
- the rplM gene encoding 50S ribosomal protein L13, translated to MKTFSAKPTDIERKWHVIDAKDKILGQVAVEAARLLRGKHKPTFTPHIDTGDFVIVVNADQVVLSGTKENDKIYTRFTGYVGGKKVETPRMVRKRRPVLLVENAVWGMIPKNRLGRQQYGKLKVYAGAEHPHEAQQPQAYEIA
- a CDS encoding 3'-5' exoribonuclease → MLDIEALGKRPGSAIVELAAVTFDPETGATGEEFLVRLKPELPFVCDYETIRWHRDHGTTIEHADAIEPAKAIAALCAWLDQVIPDRESRVPWSWGITYDFPLLMPLLDLRPPGSPEPWRYYQVRDARTVWKVAFGDQRRATRPHEALADTKAAIADLFTALSSLRADRI
- a CDS encoding TA system antitoxin ParD family protein, whose amino-acid sequence is MVYHTNNERQHATMKAKHATTISLDAKLLEAARKEAKAQRRSLSAQLEVWMEEKLGVRSEEHAPMNRTPFEGMGPEAPGHMPV